One part of the Xiphophorus maculatus strain JP 163 A chromosome 1, X_maculatus-5.0-male, whole genome shotgun sequence genome encodes these proteins:
- the angptl7 gene encoding angiopoietin-related protein 7, with amino-acid sequence MTKINLSILALGVTLLLLRTGAQNPKKKPAPSKPHKVQCCDEVRSLKVQVANLTSLLEELGRKQKTDMMNVVRQIMELDKQDHQLEGRVTEAESKYSEINNRVEIMQLQTLQSATQTSSDAIYDCASLYGKSYKISGEYKLPKDEFLGAPELSVFCDMETNGGGWTLIQRRKIGLTSFNRDWKQYKNGFGSIRGDFWLGNDHIFRLTRQPSTLRIELEDWEGQTRYAEYGFFTVGNELNSYKLFIANYSGNAGDSLRYHNNTNFSTMNKDNDKCVDDCAALRKGGYWYNCCTDSNLNGVLYRYGEHTKGTDGITWYAWHGPNYSLKRVEMKVRPVGFQP; translated from the exons ATGACTAAAATCAATCTGAGCATCCTAGCTTTAGGCGTCACACTGCTTCTGCTAAGGACCGGCGCCCAGAACCCCAAGAAGAAGCCGGCTCCGTCCAAACCCCACAAGGTTCAGTGCTGCGATGAGGTGCGCTCGCTCAAGGTCCAGGTGGCCAACCTGACCAGTCTGCTTGAGGAGTTGGGCCGCAAGCAGAAGACGGACATGATGAACGTCGTGAGGCAAATCATGGAGCTGGACAAGCAGGACCACCAGCTGGAGGGCCGGGTCACCGAGGCAGAGAGCAAGTACTCAGAGATCAACAACCGCGTGGAGATCATGCAGCTCCAGACTCTGCAGTCGGCAACCCAGACTTCCTCAG ATGCCATATATGACTGCGCATCCCTTTATGGAAAAAGCTACAAGATCTCTGGCGAGTACAAGCTCCCTAAAGACGAGTTTCTGGGTGCACCTGAGCTCAGC GTCTTCTGCGATATGGAGACAAACGGAGGGGGTTGGACTCTGATTCAGCGGCGCAAAATTGGCCTGACTTCCTTCAACCGAGACTGGAAGCAGTACAAAAACGGCTTTGGATCCATCCGCGGAGACTTCTGGCTGGGCAACGACCACATCTTCCGCCTAACGAGGCAACCCAGCACACTGCGGATCGAGCTGGAG GACTGGGAGGGACAGACACGCTATGCTGAGTACGGCTTTTTTACTGTGGGCAATGAACTCAACAGCTACAAGCTCTTCATCGCCAACTACAGCGGGAACGCCGGAGACTCCCTACGCTACCACAACAACACCAACTTCAGCACCATGAACAAGGACAACGACAAATGCGTGGATGACTGCGCTGCCCTGCGCAAAG GTGGTTACTGGTACAACTGCTGCACCGACTCCAACCTGAACGGTGTTCTTTATCGTTACGGTGAGCACACAAAGGGCACTGACGGGATCACTTGGTACGCCTGGCACGGCCCCAACTACTCCCTGAAGAGAGTGGAAATGAAGGTACGGCCGGTGGGTTTCCAACCCTAA